From the Scatophagus argus isolate fScaArg1 chromosome 21, fScaArg1.pri, whole genome shotgun sequence genome, one window contains:
- the LOC124053282 gene encoding glucagon receptor-like, with amino-acid sequence MPAFMDSTKGLLALICLLFLNPPEIEMASGKVLEETYRKWVQYKDDCIKMIENEQLLQVGLFCNRTFDRYACWPDTPAGSVVNISCPFYLPWYDKVSLGVVRRRCGFDGLWERDDSGQVWRDMTQCEEEKEVTSQELWVKQLMVSFRMLYTVGYSLSLFTLTTALIILLSFRKLHCTRNYIHANLFLSLILRAVSVIVKDTMLERHWGREIVKQTDVREMLSHQAAIGCRIAQVTMQYCVLANHYWFFGEAIYLYSVLIASVFIDSNRYLPYICLGWGTPLLFVVPWVVMKLLKENNECWAVNENMNYWWIIRFPILFASLINFLIFMKILKVILSKLRANNQSGYPDYKLRLAKATLTLIPLFGIHEIVFIFATDEQTTGVLRYIKVFFTLFLNSFQGFLVAVLYCYANREVRTELKKKLRSWRTEAEIVCCGQ; translated from the exons ATGCCTGCGTTCATGGACAGCACAAAAGGTTTATTGGCTTTGATCTGCCTGCTGTTTCTCAACCCACCCGAG ATTGAGATGGCTAGTGGGAAAGTCTTAGAGGAGACTTATCGGAAGTGGGTCCAGTATAAAGATGACTGTATCAAAATGATAGAAAATGAGCAACTCCTTCAAG TGGGCTTGTTCTGTAACAGGACTTTTGACAGATATGCCTGCTGGCCAGACACTCCTGCCGGCTCTGTGGTCAACATCTCATGCCCTTTCTATCTGCCCTGGTATGACAAAG tatccCTGGGTGTTGTGCGCCGACGGTGTGGGTTTGATGGCCTCTGGGAGAGAGATGACAGCGGGCAGGTGTGGAGAGACATGACCCAgtgtgaggaggaaaaagaagtcACATCTCAGGAG CTGTGGGTCAAACAACTGATGGTGAGCTTCAGGATGCTCTACACTGTGGGCTATTCCTTGTCCCTGTTCACACTCACAACAGCTCTTATCATTCTTCTGAGCTTCAG GAAACTGCATTGCACAAGGAATTACATTCACGCTAACCTCTTCCTGTCCCTCATCCTGCGAGCTGTATCTGTCATTGTGAAGGACACCATGTTGGAACGCCACTGGGGGCGGGAGATTGTGAAACAGACTGACGTGAGAGAGATGCTCAGTCACCAG GCTGCAATTGGCTGCAGGATAGCACAGGTGACGATGCAGTACTGTGTCCTGGCCAATCACTATTGGTTCTTTGGAGAGGCAATTTATTTGTACTCTGTGCTTATTGCCTCAGTATTCATAGACAGCAACAGATACTTACCTTACATATGTCTTGGCTGGG GAACTCCACTCCTCTTTGTGGTTCCCTGGGTAGTGATGAAgcttttgaaagaaaacaatga gtgCTGGGCTGTTAATGAGAACATGAACTACTGGTGGATCATTCGTTTCCCAATTCTTTTTGCTTCATTA ATCAACTTTCTGATTTTCATGAAGATCCTGAAGGTCATCCTTTCCAAGTTACGTGCCAACAATCAGAGTGGATACCCTGATTACAAACTTCG GCTTGCCAAGGCAACCCTTACTCTCATCCCTCTGTTTGGGATTCATGAGATCGTATTCATATTTGCCACAGATGAGCAGACAACAGGTGTTCTGCGTTACATTAAGGTCTTCTTCACCCTTTTTCTCAATTCTTTTCAG GGCTTCCTAGTGGCTGTGCTCTACTGCTATGCCAATAGAGAG GTGAGGACAGAGCTCAAGAAGAAGTTACGCAGCTGGAGGACAGAGGCTGAGATTGTATGCTGTGGACAGTGA